Proteins from one Mugil cephalus isolate CIBA_MC_2020 chromosome 15, CIBA_Mcephalus_1.1, whole genome shotgun sequence genomic window:
- the mogat2 gene encoding 2-acylglycerol O-acyltransferase 2: MKIDFAPVDVPLQRRLQTLSVLQWVFSFLGLAPTCIFLFFFLLFTRFWLISVLYAVWWYYDYDTPTRGGRRVPFLCGLKVWEHMRDYFPIKLVKTADLDPRHNYVLGFHPHGVLVAGAFTNFCSYATGFKQLFPGLTSYLLMLPLWFRTPFFRDYIMCAGLIPSDKESAAYVLRHRRAGSAVVIAVGGAPEALDAHPGSFNVLLANKKGFIKMAMECGAHLVPVFSFGENEVFDQVENPKGTWLRWTQERLQSVMGVSLPLFHARGVFQYSFGLMPYRKPINTVVGRPITVVKKEKPTAEELDALHQLYMDELSNLFEEHKANYGVDKDTHLNFV; encoded by the exons atgaaaattgaTTTTGCCCCCGTGGACGTGCCCCTCCAAAGGAGACTGCAGACGCTCTCGGTGCTGCAGTGGGTCTTCTCCTTCCTTGGTCTGG CACCAACCtgcatcttcctcttcttcttcctgctcttcaCCCGCTTCTGGCTGATCAGCGTGCTGTACGCCGTCTGGTGGTACTACGACTACGACACCCCTACGCGGGGAGGCCGCAGGGTGCCCTTCTTGTGCGGCCTCAAAGTGTGGGAACACATGCGCGATTACTTCCCGATCAAG TTGGTGAAGACAGCTGACCTAGACCCCAGACACAACTACGTCCTGGGCTTCCATCCTCATGGCGTGCTGGTAGCGGGAGCCTTTACCAACTTCTGCTCATATGCGACGGGCTTCAAACAGCTGTTCCCAGGCCTCACTTCCTACCTGCTCATGTTGCCCCTTTGGTTCAGAACTCCGTTTTTTAGAGACTACATCATGTGCGCAG GTCTGATTCCTTCAGACAAAGAGAGCGCTGCGTATGTGCTCCGTCACAGGCGTGCTGGAAGCGCTGTCGTAATAGCTGTCGGTGGAGCCCCAGAGGCCCTTGATGCCCACCCTGGGAGCTTCAATGTACTATTGGCCAATAAGAAAGGCTTCATCAAAATGGCCATGGAGTGTGG AGCTCACCTGGTGCCAGTCTTCTCCTTTGGAGAGAACGAAGTGTTCGACCAGGTGGAGAACCCAAAAGGAACGTGGCTTAGGTGGACACAGGAACGGCTGCAGAGCGTCATGGgggtctctctgcctctcttccaTGCACGTGGCGTTTTCCAGTACTCCTTTGGTCTCATGCCCTACAGAAAACCCATCAACACAGTAG TCGGCCGGCCAATCACGGTGGTGAAGAAAGAGAAGCCAACCGCAGAGGAACTAGACGCCCTCCACCAGCTCTACATGGACGAACTCAGCAATCTGTTTGAAGAGCACAAAGCCAACTACGGGGTGGACAAGGACACACACTTGAACTTTGTCTAA